ATCGCCCGGATGACGATGCGATGGGAACTCGAATGAGATACGAAGCGGCGACGTGAAGTTGAACCGGCCGGACGTCTGCTGTGACGCTAACCCAGGAAATCGAGCAGCGGCGTTGGATAGATCCCGAAGAAGATCGTGATGGCGATGGCGATGGCCAGCACGACTTCGACGTTCGGGGACACATACGGTTTCGCCACGTCAGCTCCCGGTGCCTCGGCGAGGACCGGTTCCTGCATGTACATCAGCACCATGATGCGGATGTAGAAGAAGAACCCGGCCACCGATGCCACCAGGCCGGTGACGACCAGCCACTCGTATCCGCCGCCCCAGGCCGACGTGAAGACACCGAGCTTCCCAATGAACCCGGCGGTTGCCGGCATCCCCGCCAGGGCCAGCAGCATGACCGTCAACGCTCCGGCCAGGTAGGGCGAGCGCCTGGCGAGGCCTTTGTAGTCGTCGAGCGGCGAGACCGACCCGGTCGGGCCTGCGATGACTGAAACCACCGCGAAGGCGGCAATGAGTTGCACAACGTAGACGGCGAGGTAGAACCACACGGCTCGCAGCTGCCCCCCGACGATGCCGGTGAGGATGAATCCGGCGTGCGCGACACCCGAGTAGGCGAGCAAGCGCCGCATGTCGGTCTGCATGATCGCCATGAGGGTCCCGAGCACCACCGAGACTGCGGCAACGGCGGCGAGCGCCGGCCCCCAATCGTCGGAAAACGACCCGAAGCTCACGTAGAGAATCCGGGCGAGTGCTGCGAATCCGGCAACCTTGGCCGCCGTCGCCATGTATCCGACGATCCCGGCGGGCGAACCTTGGTAGACGTCCGGTGCCCAGGCGTGGAACGGCGCGGCCGTCACCTTGAACAGCAAGCCCGTGACGATCAACGCCATCGCCACCAGGACCACTCCCGGGCGCAGCACGATCGCAGTGGAGGGCAGTTGAGCGGCAATGCCGCTCAGGGACAACTCGCCGGTTCCGGCATACGCCAGAGCGACACCGTAGACGAATATCGCCGAAGCGAATGATCCGAGCAGGAAGTACTTGAGGGCAGCCTCGTCGGATTGGATGCTCTCCCTGGTGATCCCGGCGAGGATGTACAGGGAGATCGACCCGATCTCCAA
The Acidimicrobiia bacterium DNA segment above includes these coding regions:
- a CDS encoding NADH-quinone oxidoreductase subunit N, with the protein product MTDFLPIIAQVDSGALGVSYLAIGPELVLAFGAALILMVDVFYKPRHTVHAGIVFSTLVLAAATAILQYDRVQDGATIHFSGMIVSDDFAVLGKFLLLLVAVLGLLVAWPMVEQLGRRGAEGVALVLLSAAGFMFMVAGANLMMVFLGLEIGSISLYILAGITRESIQSDEAALKYFLLGSFASAIFVYGVALAYAGTGELSLSGIAAQLPSTAIVLRPGVVLVAMALIVTGLLFKVTAAPFHAWAPDVYQGSPAGIVGYMATAAKVAGFAALARILYVSFGSFSDDWGPALAAVAAVSVVLGTLMAIMQTDMRRLLAYSGVAHAGFILTGIVGGQLRAVWFYLAVYVVQLIAAFAVVSVIAGPTGSVSPLDDYKGLARRSPYLAGALTVMLLALAGMPATAGFIGKLGVFTSAWGGGYEWLVVTGLVASVAGFFFYIRIMVLMYMQEPVLAEAPGADVAKPYVSPNVEVVLAIAIAITIFFGIYPTPLLDFLG